Proteins found in one Oncorhynchus keta strain PuntledgeMale-10-30-2019 chromosome 2, Oket_V2, whole genome shotgun sequence genomic segment:
- the si:dkey-56m19.5 gene encoding skin secretory protein xP2: MGGKLSKRKKGYDVSDPKDKKEEITVAAVSAVEAMAHAVESKAPAPAAELVAKDAPKVSAAVEGAVELAAVTITEATEEALSAIEAVAKGATAEPAAVLDEPVAAPAEPAPTAEEAVASEEPAAAPEEPAPAAAPEEPAAPEEPVSTPEEPAAVAEEPAAAPEEPVSALEEPAAAEEPAASPEEPVTAPDKTEAPEEPAALDETAAAPKEPTVEEPVPEEPAAAPKGPAPEEPAAAPKEPAVEEPAAAPKEHAPGEPAAAPKEPAPEKPEAAPKEPAPEEPAAASVGLAAAPEKDSEATEQATEVADTTEPEPAAPEPETETVTGEAPEPEAVPEAPVEAEAASPALEEEPTSVAEAVSESATEAAAEPEAAAEPESVPEPAAKDLPLPVEESVAELEPEAADAVTEAAEPEAAGIAEFIPEIIISESAAPAAAEEASAGPLEAVLDNREVVSAEEATAEPSAPEVNGECQEQAAEPAAVSAPEPQQKERVNGIDKPEDAFEVQIDCELKKDLNLTGDIHIPEAIGEAISQAVDLV; encoded by the coding sequence ATGGGAGGCAAGCTGAGCAAGAGAAAGAAGGGGTACGATGTCAGCGACCCAAAAGACAAGAAGGAGGAGATTACTGTGGCTGCTGTGAGTGCCGTTGAGGCCATGGCCCATGCCGTGGAGAGCAAAGCACCAGCTCCAGCCGCTGAGTTGGTAGCGAAGGATGCTCCTAAGGTGTCTGCTGCGGTAGAGGGAGCAGTGGAGTTGGCAGCGGTAACCATCACAGAAGCGACAGAAGAGGCCCTGTCAGCTATAGAGGCTGTGGCCAAGGGGGCCACCGCAGAGCCAGCAGCTGTACTAGATGAACCTGTGGCAGCACCGGCAGAACCAGCGCCAACAGCAGAAGAGGCCGTGGCTTCAGAAGAACCAGCTGCAGCACCAGAGGAGCCAGCACCAGCTGCAGCACCAGAAGAACCTGCAGCCCCAGAAGAGCCAGTGTCAACACCGGAAGAACCTGCAGCAGTAGCAGAGGAACCAGCTGCAGCTCCAGAAGAGCCAGTGTCAGCACTGGAAGAACCTGCTGCAGCTGAGGAACCAGCAGCATCACCAGAGGAACCTGTAACAGCACCAGATAAAACAGAGGCACCAGAAGAACCAGCGGCACTGGACGAAACAGCAGCTGCACCAAAAGAGCCTACAGTGGAAGAGCCTGTACCAGAAGAGCCTGCGGCAGCACCAAAGGGACCTGCACCAGAAGAGCCTGCGGCAGCACCAAAAGAGCCTGCAGTGGAAGAGCCTGCGGCAGCACCAAAAGAGCATGCACCAGGAGAGCCTGCGGCAGCACCAAAAGAGCCTGCACCAGAAAAGCCTGAGGCAGCACCAAAAGAGCCTGCACCAGAAGAGCCTGCGGCAGCCTCTGTGGGCCTAGCCGCAGCACCAGAAAAGGATTCTGAGGCTACAGAACAAGCCACAGAGGTGGCAGACACTACAGAACCTGAGCCTGCTGCTCCAGAGCCTGAAACAGAGACTGTTACAGGGGAGGCCCCAGAACCTGAGGCTGTGCCTGAGGCACCGGTAGAGGCAGAAGCAGCTTCACCCGCACTGGAGGAGGAGCCTACATCAGTTGCAGAAGCTGTGTCAGAGTCAGCCACAGAGGCAGCCGCAGAGCCAGAGGCAGCCGCAGAACCAGAATCCGTCCCAGAACCAGCCGCTAAAGACCTCCCCCTACCTGTAGAAGAATCCGTAGCAGAGCTTGAACCTGAAGCTGCTGATGCAGTAACAGAGGCAGCAGAGCCAGAGGCTGCCGGCATTGCAGAATTCATCCCGGAGATCATAATTTCAGAATCTGCTGCACCTGCTGCTGCAGAGGAGGCCAGCGCTGGGCCACTGGAGGCTGTGCTGGACAACAGGGAAGTTGTTTCCGCAGAGGAGGCTACTGCTGAGCCTTCTGCCCCTGAGGTCAATGGGGAGTGTCAGGAGCAGGCAGCCGAGCCGGCTGCCGTGTCTGCCCCGGAGCCACAACAAAAGGAACGTGTCAATGGCATTGACAAGCCAGAGGATGCCTTTGAGGTGCAAATTGACTGTGAATTAAAAAAGGACTTGAACCTGACTGGCGATATCCATATTCCTGAGGCAATCGGTGAGGCAATAAGTCAGGCTGTTGACTTGGTCTGA